Proteins encoded in a region of the Bacillus marinisedimentorum genome:
- the araA gene encoding L-arabinose isomerase — protein MLDTKRYVFWFVTGSQHLYGEETLKEVEEHSKQITRGLSDQSQTSYKIEFKPVLTTPDAITRLCLEANADESCAGVITWMHTFSPAKMWIRGLSELKKPLLHLHTQFNRDIPWDSIDMDFMNLNQSAHGDREYGFIGARMKIARKVVVGHWQNREVISDISEWQRTAVSFMESRNLKVARFGDNMREVAVTEGDKVEAQIKFGWSINGYGVGDLVKYINSFSDHDVNQLVKEYEELYDIVSEGLVEGPVRDSIREQARIELGMKAFLQEGGFSAFTTTFEDLHGMKQLPGLAVQRLMAQGYGFGGEGDWKTAALVRMMKIMGAGKGTSFMEDYTYHFEPGNQMVLGAHMLELCPSIAANKPKIKVHPLGIGGKDDPARMVFTAGEGAAVNASIIDMGNRFRLLINEVDAVKSENEMPNLPVASVLWKPRPSLRESAEAWIRAGGAHHTSFSYAVNTAQLTDWAEMAGVEAVVINNDTTPQSIRNELRWNEVYWSRQ, from the coding sequence ATGCTAGATACAAAGCGGTACGTTTTTTGGTTTGTCACTGGAAGCCAGCACTTATATGGAGAAGAAACGCTGAAAGAAGTAGAGGAACATTCAAAACAAATTACCAGAGGCCTTAGTGATCAGTCCCAAACTTCTTATAAGATTGAGTTTAAACCTGTTCTAACAACACCTGACGCAATAACACGGCTTTGCCTTGAAGCAAATGCAGATGAATCCTGTGCCGGTGTCATTACATGGATGCACACTTTTTCTCCGGCAAAGATGTGGATCAGAGGGTTATCAGAACTGAAAAAACCATTACTGCATTTACATACACAGTTTAATCGGGATATTCCGTGGGATAGCATCGATATGGATTTTATGAACTTGAATCAATCTGCCCACGGCGACAGGGAATATGGTTTCATTGGGGCGCGTATGAAAATTGCCCGTAAGGTTGTGGTCGGGCACTGGCAGAATCGGGAAGTTATTTCAGATATAAGCGAGTGGCAGCGCACTGCAGTTTCTTTCATGGAAAGCCGTAATCTGAAAGTTGCCCGATTCGGTGATAATATGAGGGAAGTCGCTGTAACCGAAGGCGATAAGGTTGAAGCGCAAATCAAGTTTGGGTGGTCGATAAACGGATACGGTGTTGGTGACCTGGTTAAATATATTAATAGTTTCTCAGACCATGATGTAAATCAATTAGTTAAGGAATATGAAGAGTTGTATGATATTGTCTCGGAAGGTTTAGTTGAAGGACCTGTCAGAGACTCCATCAGAGAGCAAGCGCGCATCGAACTGGGAATGAAGGCATTCCTGCAAGAAGGCGGATTCAGTGCCTTCACTACAACTTTTGAAGATTTACATGGCATGAAACAGCTGCCCGGACTTGCAGTTCAGCGGTTAATGGCCCAGGGTTATGGCTTTGGAGGCGAAGGCGACTGGAAAACTGCAGCGCTTGTCAGGATGATGAAAATAATGGGGGCCGGAAAAGGCACCTCTTTTATGGAAGATTATACTTATCACTTTGAACCGGGTAATCAGATGGTCCTTGGGGCGCATATGCTGGAATTGTGTCCATCAATTGCTGCCAACAAGCCCAAAATTAAAGTTCATCCATTAGGGATTGGTGGTAAAGACGATCCTGCAAGAATGGTATTCACGGCTGGCGAAGGAGCTGCAGTCAATGCATCGATCATTGATATGGGAAATCGCTTCAGGTTATTGATTAATGAAGTGGATGCTGTTAAATCTGAAAATGAAATGCCAAACCTTCCTGTAGCGAGTGTGCTGTGGAAACCGAGACCGTCTTTGCGGGAATCAGCTGAAGCATGGATTCGTGCAGGCGGGGCCCACCATACAAGCTTCTCTTACGCTGTAAACACTGCTCAATTAACGGATTGGGCAGAAATGGCAGGCGTTGAAGCTGTCGTCATCAATAACGATACGACTCCACAATCAATCCGCAATGAACTTCGCTGGAATGAGGTTTATTGGTCGAGGCAGTAA
- the rbsK gene encoding ribokinase yields MNPKITVIGSINMDVVTSTDRFPDQGETVPGTDFATVPGGKGANQAVAAARLGADVHMIGRVGDDVFGQNLREHLLNEGIHVDGVQTAEGCSTGIATILLTEGDNRIVVVPGANHELTADDAAQYEDMMADSDLVMLQLEIPLDTVISIAAAAKKLGTPVLLNPAPIQPLPERLLRDVTYITPNEHELGVLLGSAGEEYRDGLLKKLIVTKGAEGVVYFVGSREAAVPGYQVEAMDTTGAGDTFNGAFAVAVSKGMSVAAACRFGNAAAALSVKKLGAQGGMPVTEEVRAFLNEK; encoded by the coding sequence ATGAACCCAAAGATAACCGTCATCGGCAGCATCAACATGGATGTCGTCACAAGCACCGACCGTTTTCCGGATCAGGGTGAAACGGTCCCTGGCACTGATTTTGCAACTGTGCCCGGCGGAAAAGGGGCTAACCAGGCGGTGGCAGCGGCACGGCTAGGGGCTGACGTCCATATGATCGGGCGGGTAGGTGATGATGTGTTTGGGCAAAACCTGCGGGAGCACTTGCTTAATGAAGGAATCCATGTGGATGGCGTGCAAACGGCGGAGGGCTGTTCGACGGGCATCGCGACGATCCTTTTGACAGAAGGGGATAACCGGATTGTAGTGGTGCCGGGAGCCAACCATGAACTGACTGCCGACGATGCCGCACAATATGAGGATATGATGGCGGATAGTGATCTTGTCATGCTTCAGCTTGAGATTCCGCTTGACACGGTGATCAGCATAGCGGCAGCAGCTAAGAAGCTGGGAACACCTGTGCTTTTGAATCCCGCTCCGATTCAGCCGCTGCCGGAACGCTTGCTGCGTGATGTGACGTATATTACGCCGAATGAACATGAGCTTGGCGTCCTTTTGGGATCAGCAGGTGAAGAGTACAGAGACGGCCTTCTGAAAAAGCTGATTGTGACGAAGGGGGCGGAAGGTGTTGTTTATTTTGTGGGCAGCAGGGAAGCCGCTGTTCCCGGCTATCAAGTTGAGGCAATGGATACAACCGGTGCAGGTGATACGTTTAACGGCGCTTTCGCAGTTGCTGTAAGTAAAGGGATGAGTGTCGCGGCTGCCTGCCGGTTCGGCAATGCGGCTGCGGCTTTATCGGTAAAAAAGCTTGGAGCACAGGGCGGGATGCCGGTGACGGAAGAAGTACGGGCATTCTTAAATGAAAAATAA
- a CDS encoding Cof-type HAD-IIB family hydrolase has product MKNDIRLIAIDMDGTLLNSNHEVSEENHQAIQRAKAKGIHVLLSTGRPLLYCREIAELLGPSSYIVTVNGGEIYDEDFNLVDRIPLKHEHVRQMWELKQKHDVRFWSTTVQGLFNHRNPFPGELESYEWLKFGYDIPDNRIRQIIQDELIRNKDLEVTNSSPTNIEINPAGVNKAEALKKVSSWLDLTMDHVMAIGDSLNDLAMIREAGVGVAMGNAQEIVKKHAQWVTSTNEEHGVARAIERVMDEQTKPMRG; this is encoded by the coding sequence TTGAAAAACGATATACGCCTCATTGCCATCGACATGGACGGCACGTTATTGAATAGCAACCATGAAGTTTCTGAAGAAAACCATCAAGCGATCCAGCGGGCCAAAGCCAAAGGCATCCACGTCCTTTTAAGCACAGGACGTCCGCTTTTATACTGCCGGGAAATCGCCGAGCTGCTTGGCCCTTCTTCATATATTGTGACAGTAAACGGCGGTGAAATATATGATGAAGACTTCAACCTTGTCGACCGGATCCCTTTAAAACATGAACACGTCCGGCAGATGTGGGAATTGAAACAAAAACACGATGTAAGGTTCTGGAGCACAACTGTACAGGGGTTGTTCAACCATCGCAATCCTTTTCCCGGAGAACTGGAATCGTATGAATGGCTGAAATTCGGCTACGACATCCCCGATAACCGGATCCGCCAGATCATCCAGGATGAATTGATACGCAACAAAGACCTGGAAGTGACCAATTCAAGCCCGACAAACATCGAAATCAATCCTGCCGGCGTGAACAAGGCCGAGGCGCTGAAAAAGGTATCCAGCTGGCTCGATTTGACAATGGACCATGTGATGGCAATCGGCGACAGTTTGAACGATCTTGCCATGATCCGCGAGGCAGGTGTAGGTGTCGCGATGGGCAATGCTCAGGAAATTGTGAAGAAACACGCGCAGTGGGTGACATCAACGAATGAGGAGCATGGGGTTGCAAGGGCGATTGAGCGGGTGATGGATGAACAGACTAAACCCATGAGAGGATAA
- a CDS encoding sodium/proline symporter: protein MSVHPLTLSVMIAYLLLLVAIGLISSKKSSGGLTDFFLAGRGLGKFTVALSAVSSGRSGWLVLGVTGMAYATGLNAVWAIAGYITVEVLMFFFVAPRFRAFSEKNDAITIPDILEKRYQDKSKVLRLVSSLIIMFFMVAYVGSQVVAGGTAFSGTLGLSNTGGMWLTAAIILIYTLLGGFHAVSKTDVLQAGLMFLSLVVLPIVAIIGLGGFGPIVEVMQAEGAGFVDPFTFGFGAIVGLLGIGFGSPGNPHILVRYMSLKNKKEMRQAALISTIWNVVMGWGAVMVGLTGRAYIPNSESLPDGNAETVFMTLGSELTGPFFMGVLLVAVLAAIMSSADSQLLVGSSALVRDIYDQIFNTGKHITERQLVAFSRISILVLMGLSIWLAFAFQEFVFWMVLFAWGGLGASFGPALLLSIYWKKATKHGVLAGMIFGLITVVLVKRQPEWTYSFLPDVKEFFSNILFGVTYEAVPGFLVSLLLTIGVSLLTQKSLTQSGSATFEEEKGA, encoded by the coding sequence ATGAGTGTACATCCGCTGACACTGTCTGTCATGATCGCTTATCTGCTTCTGCTTGTCGCAATCGGCTTAATCAGCTCGAAAAAAAGCTCCGGCGGCCTTACCGACTTTTTCCTTGCCGGACGGGGGCTCGGCAAATTCACGGTCGCCCTCTCGGCGGTGAGCTCGGGGCGCAGCGGCTGGCTCGTCCTCGGTGTAACCGGGATGGCTTATGCCACCGGCTTGAATGCCGTCTGGGCAATCGCCGGCTATATCACCGTCGAAGTGCTCATGTTCTTTTTCGTCGCTCCGCGTTTCCGCGCGTTCAGTGAAAAGAATGATGCCATCACGATCCCTGACATTCTTGAAAAACGTTATCAGGATAAATCAAAGGTGCTCCGCCTCGTCAGCTCCCTTATCATTATGTTTTTCATGGTTGCGTATGTCGGGAGCCAGGTTGTGGCCGGAGGAACCGCTTTTTCAGGCACACTCGGATTGTCCAACACGGGCGGCATGTGGCTGACAGCAGCTATTATTCTTATTTATACATTGCTTGGCGGGTTCCATGCCGTCAGTAAAACCGATGTCCTGCAAGCCGGTTTGATGTTCCTGTCACTCGTCGTATTGCCGATCGTTGCGATCATCGGCCTCGGCGGCTTCGGCCCAATCGTTGAAGTGATGCAGGCGGAAGGGGCCGGATTTGTCGATCCGTTCACCTTCGGATTCGGTGCCATCGTCGGGCTTCTCGGCATCGGATTCGGGTCGCCGGGCAACCCTCATATTCTTGTGCGTTACATGTCGTTGAAAAACAAGAAAGAAATGCGCCAGGCGGCTCTCATCTCGACAATCTGGAATGTCGTGATGGGCTGGGGTGCGGTGATGGTCGGACTTACCGGCCGGGCTTATATTCCGAATAGCGAATCCCTGCCTGACGGCAACGCAGAGACGGTATTCATGACACTCGGAAGTGAATTGACAGGACCATTTTTCATGGGCGTCCTGCTTGTCGCTGTCCTGGCAGCCATCATGTCATCCGCTGACAGCCAGCTGCTCGTCGGATCCTCCGCCCTCGTGCGCGACATCTATGACCAGATTTTCAACACCGGCAAACATATTACCGAACGCCAGCTTGTCGCGTTCAGCCGAATTTCCATACTCGTATTGATGGGGCTTTCCATCTGGCTCGCCTTCGCTTTCCAGGAATTCGTCTTCTGGATGGTGCTGTTTGCCTGGGGCGGCCTTGGTGCATCATTCGGCCCGGCGCTGCTTTTGTCCATCTACTGGAAAAAAGCGACCAAACACGGCGTCCTCGCCGGCATGATTTTCGGCCTCATCACCGTTGTCCTGGTCAAACGGCAGCCGGAATGGACCTACAGCTTCCTGCCGGATGTAAAAGAATTCTTTTCGAACATCCTGTTCGGCGTCACGTACGAAGCTGTTCCAGGCTTTCTCGTTTCGCTGCTGCTCACAATCGGCGTCAGCCTGCTGACACAGAAATCACTGACACAGAGCGGATCCGCTACGTTTGAAGAAGAAAAAGGTGCTTAA
- a CDS encoding ornithine cyclodeaminase family protein, with protein sequence MQEFSEDEIYRRLSMDTAISSVREAFLHDGSAFHQLPERTHLHDGDNTVLIMPVFIKGYFLTKLVTVAPGNRTKGLPTLEGTVQLYDRQTLQPLARMDGKALTAIRTGALSGLSIAELTENRPITVGLIGTGTQGWTQLLAAAAVRNVTRVYAVNRSQDRLAAFKTKWQEANPEIPLETPASIEELVQKSDVILTATTSKTPVIPENAAALLSGKHVAAVGSFRPDMQELPDSVLHGNGSIFIDTPTAEKESGDIIRARELIKGEPAGQIHLFKHVLSGQAPAAGKMPFTVFKSVGSALFDAYVAKDFYEQQKG encoded by the coding sequence ATGCAGGAATTCAGTGAAGACGAGATCTACCGCCGGTTATCGATGGATACCGCCATCAGCAGTGTGCGTGAAGCCTTTTTACATGATGGTTCCGCATTTCATCAGCTTCCGGAACGGACCCATCTCCATGACGGGGATAACACCGTGCTGATCATGCCGGTGTTCATCAAGGGGTATTTTCTTACAAAACTTGTCACCGTCGCACCGGGCAACCGCACGAAAGGACTGCCGACACTGGAAGGGACCGTCCAGTTATATGACAGGCAAACATTGCAGCCGCTCGCCAGAATGGATGGAAAGGCGCTCACCGCGATCAGGACCGGTGCGCTCAGCGGGCTGAGCATCGCCGAACTGACCGAAAACAGGCCGATTACCGTCGGCTTGATCGGAACCGGCACCCAGGGCTGGACTCAGCTTCTTGCCGCAGCGGCAGTCCGGAACGTTACGCGGGTATATGCTGTGAACCGCTCACAGGACCGGCTGGCAGCCTTTAAAACCAAGTGGCAGGAGGCCAACCCTGAAATTCCATTGGAAACACCCGCAAGCATTGAGGAATTGGTCCAAAAAAGCGATGTGATCCTGACAGCCACCACGTCCAAAACACCTGTCATTCCTGAAAATGCGGCAGCGCTGCTTTCAGGGAAGCATGTTGCGGCAGTGGGAAGCTTCCGGCCTGATATGCAGGAGCTCCCAGACAGTGTGCTTCACGGAAACGGTTCGATTTTTATCGACACACCGACAGCGGAAAAGGAATCAGGGGATATCATCCGCGCCCGGGAATTAATAAAGGGGGAACCGGCAGGCCAGATCCATCTTTTCAAACACGTTTTATCCGGACAGGCACCAGCCGCCGGAAAAATGCCGTTCACGGTTTTCAAATCGGTCGGAAGCGCTCTATTCGATGCCTACGTCGCAAAGGACTTTTACGAACAGCAAAAAGGATAA
- a CDS encoding helix-turn-helix domain-containing protein, translating to MNEQLTHKQLHYLMQVSNILNSALDSKAVIESIIQEIISIIEVADVGILFLYDKEEGVLISKSSYGFNQNVIYGTRLKPGESMTGMAFQQKKPLMFKDRADVLEATGKLTGFNYEILQASLPELPYSAICAPIIVNDDCLGVITLDSLQPDKTFTQEDLNLLEAISHQAAVALERSHLYKEKEKTVALLSKLNKTITQQNTLLARSVDTHKKLSNLVVKGENLNAILVHLYETIGTPLILTDSFGDILDYQPRSLEPVLPDILEAIQPFSSRGSFEESHIDLPASGGRKLEIFPIGSKHNRSGYLAALSPARLSEIDTAALEHACTILSLELVKEQDLHEMEQKLKGEFLEELVTGNVTSRLLQQARNLDFDPNNIYRIIILQLVSFHSEEETEKRVLRKMNREILQAIRQAYGRETMMAVNRNNHIIILLSEKEEHHPGMQFIEERNEKLARFIKKKGLSPIIGTGGGYRGIEHARESFQEALKTVEFLKTFSTGQTSLSYQQLGASRLFLENSEEQLISFITEKLGPLLMYELGAGKQEYFPTFERYLFNGHRVKETAQQMHIHFNTLTYRLKKIEELLGIDLNHFSDRTDVYIAVTLYGLMKEKVDTVIQERRRLNKP from the coding sequence ATGAACGAGCAATTAACCCATAAACAGCTGCATTACCTGATGCAAGTTTCAAATATCCTGAATTCAGCGCTTGATTCCAAAGCGGTCATCGAATCGATCATCCAGGAGATCATCTCCATTATCGAGGTGGCGGATGTCGGGATTCTTTTTCTCTATGATAAGGAGGAAGGTGTCCTCATCTCCAAAAGCTCTTACGGTTTCAACCAGAACGTCATATACGGAACAAGGCTGAAACCGGGCGAGTCGATGACAGGAATGGCGTTTCAGCAAAAGAAACCGCTCATGTTCAAAGACAGGGCCGACGTTCTTGAAGCTACCGGTAAACTGACCGGCTTCAATTATGAAATTCTCCAGGCATCCTTACCCGAACTCCCTTATTCCGCAATTTGTGCGCCCATCATTGTCAACGACGACTGCCTGGGCGTCATCACCCTGGATTCACTCCAGCCCGACAAGACGTTCACACAGGAAGACCTCAACCTGCTTGAAGCCATTTCCCACCAGGCGGCTGTTGCCCTTGAACGGTCTCATTTATATAAAGAGAAAGAAAAAACCGTTGCGCTTCTAAGCAAACTGAACAAAACGATCACACAGCAAAATACGCTGCTCGCCCGTTCTGTCGATACACACAAAAAACTTTCCAACCTTGTTGTAAAAGGAGAAAACCTGAATGCCATCCTTGTTCATCTTTACGAAACAATCGGAACTCCATTGATACTGACCGATTCATTCGGCGACATCCTTGATTATCAGCCCCGGTCGCTTGAACCGGTGCTGCCTGATATTCTTGAAGCGATTCAGCCGTTTTCCAGTCGAGGCTCTTTTGAAGAAAGCCATATTGACTTGCCTGCTTCCGGCGGGCGTAAGCTTGAAATTTTCCCAATTGGCAGCAAACACAATCGTTCCGGCTATCTGGCGGCCCTATCGCCTGCACGCCTCTCAGAGATTGATACGGCCGCACTTGAACACGCATGCACCATCTTATCGCTTGAGCTTGTCAAAGAGCAGGACCTCCATGAGATGGAACAAAAGCTAAAAGGGGAATTCCTCGAAGAATTGGTCACCGGAAACGTGACCTCACGTCTTTTACAGCAGGCGAGAAACCTGGACTTTGATCCAAACAACATTTACCGGATCATCATTTTGCAGCTTGTTTCGTTTCATTCGGAAGAAGAAACCGAGAAACGCGTCTTACGGAAGATGAACCGGGAAATTCTGCAGGCCATCCGGCAGGCATACGGCCGGGAAACGATGATGGCAGTAAACAGGAATAACCATATTATTATTCTGTTGTCCGAAAAGGAAGAACACCATCCAGGAATGCAATTCATCGAGGAGCGAAACGAAAAATTGGCTCGCTTCATTAAGAAGAAAGGCCTGTCGCCGATCATCGGGACTGGCGGGGGATACAGAGGAATCGAGCATGCCCGGGAGTCGTTCCAGGAGGCATTGAAGACGGTCGAATTTTTAAAAACGTTCAGCACCGGCCAGACCTCACTGTCCTATCAGCAGCTTGGTGCGAGCCGGCTGTTTCTGGAAAACAGCGAGGAACAGCTGATTTCCTTTATAACAGAAAAACTGGGGCCCCTGCTCATGTATGAGCTGGGTGCAGGGAAACAGGAATACTTTCCGACATTCGAACGGTATCTTTTCAACGGCCACAGGGTGAAAGAAACAGCACAGCAAATGCATATTCACTTCAACACACTCACCTACCGGCTGAAAAAAATTGAGGAACTGCTTGGCATTGACCTCAATCATTTTTCTGACAGAACTGACGTTTATATTGCGGTAACACTATACGGCTTGATGAAGGAGAAAGTGGATACCGTCATACAGGAACGAAGACGTTTAAACAAGCCATGA
- a CDS encoding M20 family metallopeptidase, whose protein sequence is MLERINSLLEKNFGEMSDIRRHLHMNPELSFEEVKTPEFIADFHNKLGLEVKTGVGGRGVTAKLEGGKPGKTVALRADFDALAIQDEKDVPYKSQVPGVMHACGHDAHTATLLGLAKALHAVKDELEGDIVFIHQFAEEITPGGAQAMIKDGCLEGVDAIFGTHVWSPMPFGQVGYRKGYLMAAADRFDLEVTGKGGHGAMPQETIDPIMTAANILQNFQTIVSRKVDPLKSAVLTVSSFHSGDAFNVIPGKAELKGTVRTFDESVRTLVEQSMELMAESICNANGAECSFSYERGYPALWNHSAETEQLAEAAKTVVPPDQVVEMEPIMGGEDFAYYLKEVPGAFFFTGARNEAEGAHYPHHHAKFDIDEKAMLIAAKVMAAAAIRFQAGEPAGDMIGAAESGE, encoded by the coding sequence ATGCTTGAACGAATCAACAGTTTGCTGGAGAAGAACTTTGGAGAGATGTCCGACATCCGCAGGCATCTCCATATGAACCCGGAGCTATCCTTTGAAGAAGTGAAGACGCCGGAGTTCATCGCCGATTTTCATAACAAGCTCGGCCTGGAGGTGAAAACCGGAGTGGGCGGCCGCGGCGTTACGGCCAAATTAGAAGGGGGCAAGCCCGGAAAAACGGTGGCATTGCGGGCTGACTTCGATGCGCTTGCCATTCAGGATGAGAAGGATGTCCCGTACAAGTCCCAGGTTCCAGGCGTCATGCACGCCTGCGGCCACGATGCCCATACAGCAACATTGCTCGGGCTGGCTAAGGCGCTTCATGCGGTAAAAGATGAGCTGGAGGGCGATATTGTCTTCATTCACCAATTTGCGGAAGAAATCACGCCGGGCGGTGCCCAGGCGATGATCAAGGATGGCTGTCTTGAAGGTGTTGACGCCATATTCGGAACCCACGTGTGGTCACCGATGCCGTTCGGGCAGGTGGGTTATCGAAAGGGCTACCTGATGGCTGCAGCAGACCGGTTCGATCTCGAAGTGACAGGGAAAGGCGGCCATGGTGCGATGCCGCAGGAAACGATTGATCCGATAATGACCGCAGCGAACATATTGCAAAACTTCCAGACGATCGTGAGCAGGAAGGTAGATCCATTGAAGTCGGCTGTTCTGACCGTAAGCTCTTTCCATTCCGGCGATGCCTTTAATGTCATTCCCGGCAAAGCCGAGTTGAAAGGGACGGTCCGGACATTCGATGAGTCTGTCCGGACACTTGTTGAGCAATCGATGGAACTGATGGCTGAATCAATCTGCAACGCGAATGGCGCCGAGTGTTCATTTTCATATGAGAGGGGTTATCCCGCCCTCTGGAATCATTCCGCCGAGACGGAGCAGCTGGCAGAAGCGGCTAAAACGGTTGTTCCTCCCGATCAAGTGGTTGAGATGGAGCCGATTATGGGAGGTGAGGATTTTGCCTACTATCTGAAAGAAGTGCCGGGAGCCTTTTTCTTTACAGGCGCCAGGAACGAAGCGGAGGGGGCACATTATCCTCACCATCATGCCAAATTCGATATCGATGAGAAAGCGATGCTGATTGCCGCAAAGGTCATGGCAGCGGCCGCCATTCGCTTTCAGGCTGGTGAACCGGCAGGGGACATGATCGGAGCGGCAGAGTCCGGGGAGTGA
- a CDS encoding M20 family metallopeptidase, with protein MEAVFKHIDEEEAVSFLQSLVQINSVNPPGNEKKVAETIQAFVQSTGLLAELDDLGDNRANLMISYPHGKNDGKHLVYSGHFDTVPTGKVEWEHDPFSGKLVDGKVFGRGTTDMKGGVAAMVLAMKYLEQAGIKLGGKLQFAGTAGEEVDGYGAKQMVKKGQLDTATAMAISEPSTNELFTAHKGCLWLEISVYGKTAHGSMPELGVNAITVMGKIMEKLEQYEFSYDPHPLLGHPTMNVGTIAGGVKTNVVADECTLTLDIRTVPGQDHEDVLREMTELVESAAGERGGKSDIRIVNDMPPVSTDAGDDFVRTAIRTGEKHVNRKLSAKGVNYYTDASVFWPHLQIPVVINGPGRQELAHQPNETVEVKLFIESIRYYMALAVEYLSVED; from the coding sequence GTGGAAGCTGTATTTAAACACATTGATGAAGAAGAAGCAGTATCCTTTTTGCAATCACTTGTCCAGATCAATAGCGTAAATCCGCCCGGCAATGAAAAGAAGGTTGCCGAAACAATTCAGGCGTTTGTACAATCAACAGGTTTGCTTGCTGAACTGGATGACCTGGGCGATAACCGCGCCAATTTAATGATCAGCTATCCTCATGGGAAAAACGATGGGAAACACCTCGTTTACAGCGGCCATTTTGACACGGTTCCAACCGGAAAAGTCGAGTGGGAACACGACCCGTTTTCGGGCAAGTTGGTTGACGGGAAAGTATTCGGCCGCGGTACGACCGATATGAAAGGCGGCGTGGCGGCAATGGTGCTTGCCATGAAGTACCTTGAGCAGGCCGGCATCAAGCTTGGCGGGAAGTTGCAGTTTGCCGGAACTGCCGGTGAAGAAGTGGATGGCTACGGGGCAAAACAAATGGTTAAAAAGGGTCAGCTCGACACGGCCACTGCCATGGCGATTTCCGAGCCGAGCACGAATGAGCTGTTCACCGCGCATAAAGGCTGCCTCTGGCTGGAGATTTCGGTCTATGGAAAAACTGCGCATGGCTCGATGCCTGAACTTGGCGTCAATGCCATTACTGTCATGGGAAAAATAATGGAAAAACTTGAGCAATACGAGTTTTCATATGATCCCCACCCGCTGCTTGGCCATCCGACAATGAATGTCGGGACAATAGCGGGCGGTGTCAAAACGAACGTGGTGGCAGATGAATGTACATTGACCCTTGATATCCGGACGGTGCCGGGCCAGGACCACGAGGATGTTCTCCGCGAAATGACGGAGCTGGTCGAGTCGGCAGCTGGTGAACGCGGCGGAAAATCGGACATTCGGATTGTGAATGATATGCCGCCTGTTTCAACGGATGCCGGGGATGATTTTGTCAGGACGGCAATACGGACAGGGGAGAAGCATGTGAACAGGAAGCTGTCTGCAAAAGGAGTCAACTATTATACGGATGCTTCGGTGTTTTGGCCGCATTTGCAAATCCCGGTGGTCATTAACGGGCCCGGCAGGCAGGAACTTGCCCATCAGCCGAATGAAACGGTGGAAGTCAAGCTGTTCATTGAGTCCATCCGGTATTATATGGCACTTGCCGTGGAGTACCTGTCTGTAGAGGATTAA
- a CDS encoding DUF3311 domain-containing protein encodes MEKRTIAVTMGAYFAVCLIALIWPVASWANKIEPFVLGMPFFMFWYVLWTFFIFLGCVITYKLEYPKGE; translated from the coding sequence ATGGAAAAGCGTACAATTGCCGTAACAATGGGTGCTTACTTTGCGGTTTGCCTCATCGCCCTAATCTGGCCGGTTGCTTCATGGGCCAACAAAATCGAGCCGTTCGTGCTCGGGATGCCGTTTTTCATGTTCTGGTATGTGCTGTGGACATTTTTTATTTTTCTTGGCTGTGTGATCACCTACAAACTTGAATATCCAAAGGGGGAATGA